In Ignavibacteriales bacterium, a single window of DNA contains:
- a CDS encoding undecaprenyl-phosphate glucose phosphotransferase, with product MPNPRRNDFLIPTLAVIFDSIAIELAFLFSYWLRFNTSLLNFLPLTEDKPPLMAYIYGSFVIIPIWLLIFNSNKMYGARRNVALTDEFISIIKLISVAMLVVMSAAFFYRAFSYSRVVFFFLWINSIVMIFTGRIVLFRIEKFIYSKGRELRNAIIIGSNETAVRIFAQLSTHPLLGYRFLGYIAGQPVTIQPLSSSNYLGNFSDVQEILTRERIELALIALNYDEHPKLMKLVQDCEGVNTELMLVPDLLEVMTSGMKIKEIDGIPFIKIKGVPMTTWGRIVKRVFDFFISTFLLILLSWLFLLIAIVIKLNSKGKIFFVQERVGLDGRSFRMMKFRTMKVGAEMFDNESGLGVDNDPRQTSVGKILRKLSLDEFPQLINVFKGEMSLVGPRPERPYYVQQFKSLIPKYLDRHRVKTGMTGWAQVNGLRGNTSLEERIKYDIYYIENWSIGFDVKILFKTIKAVFYS from the coding sequence ATGCCAAATCCCCGACGAAATGATTTTTTAATTCCGACTCTTGCTGTAATATTCGACAGCATAGCAATCGAGCTTGCGTTTCTTTTTTCATACTGGTTAAGGTTTAATACTTCGCTTTTAAATTTCCTTCCACTAACCGAAGATAAACCGCCGCTGATGGCATACATCTACGGCTCATTCGTTATAATCCCGATCTGGCTTTTGATTTTTAACTCAAATAAAATGTACGGTGCCCGACGGAATGTTGCTTTAACCGATGAATTTATTTCAATAATTAAACTGATATCTGTTGCAATGCTCGTTGTTATGAGCGCCGCCTTTTTCTACCGGGCTTTTTCTTATTCACGTGTTGTGTTTTTCTTTTTATGGATAAATTCTATCGTTATGATATTCACCGGCAGAATTGTTCTCTTCAGGATTGAGAAGTTTATTTATTCAAAAGGGAGGGAGCTTAGAAACGCAATCATAATCGGCTCCAATGAAACTGCAGTAAGAATATTTGCCCAACTTTCAACTCACCCTCTTTTAGGATATAGATTTTTGGGTTATATCGCTGGTCAACCTGTGACTATTCAACCTTTATCATCATCAAATTATCTTGGTAATTTTTCTGATGTTCAGGAAATCCTTACACGCGAACGAATTGAACTTGCGCTAATTGCATTGAATTATGATGAGCATCCTAAACTTATGAAACTTGTGCAGGATTGTGAAGGTGTTAACACCGAATTAATGCTTGTCCCTGATTTATTAGAGGTGATGACCTCCGGTATGAAAATTAAGGAAATCGATGGAATACCGTTCATCAAAATAAAAGGCGTTCCTATGACGACATGGGGAAGGATCGTCAAACGAGTATTCGATTTTTTTATTTCCACTTTTTTATTGATTCTTTTATCATGGCTATTCTTGTTGATAGCAATAGTTATCAAGTTAAATTCGAAAGGGAAGATCTTTTTTGTTCAAGAGCGGGTTGGATTGGACGGGAGATCATTTCGAATGATGAAATTCAGAACAATGAAGGTTGGAGCCGAAATGTTCGATAACGAATCAGGGCTTGGAGTTGATAATGATCCACGGCAAACCTCTGTCGGAAAGATTTTGCGGAAGTTAAGCTTGGATGAATTTCCTCAGTTGATAAATGTTTTCAAAGGAGAAATGAGTTTGGTTGGACCGCGCCCAGAAAGACCATATTATGTTCAACAATTTAAATCGCTAATTCCCAAATATCTCGATCGCCATCGTGTTAAAACCGGAATGACCGGATGGGCACAGGTGAATGGTTTGAGAGGAAATACTTCACTTGAGGAAAGAATTAAATATGATATTTATTATATTGAAAATTGGTCGATAGGATTTGACGTTAAAATATTATTCAAAACTATAAAGGCGGTTTTTTATTCATGA
- a CDS encoding heavy-metal-associated domain-containing protein yields the protein MLKRLLILPIILLVFLSFNCVKQAQLETVMIHSSGIGCSHCEDNIKNAIYALEGVKEVNVDLEKKNIEVKFVPTQTNLQTIEITLTRAGYDANDKKRDPDAYDNLDECCKHG from the coding sequence ATGCTTAAACGACTTTTAATTCTTCCTATCATCTTACTTGTTTTTTTGTCGTTCAATTGCGTTAAGCAAGCTCAACTTGAGACAGTAATGATTCATTCTTCAGGTATTGGCTGTTCGCATTGTGAGGATAATATTAAAAATGCTATCTATGCTCTTGAGGGTGTCAAGGAAGTCAATGTTGATCTTGAAAAGAAAAATATCGAGGTCAAATTCGTTCCGACTCAAACTAATCTTCAAACGATTGAAATTACGTTGACAAGAGCTGGTTATGATGCAAATGATAAGAAGCGCGATCCCGATGCGTATGATAATTTGGATGAATGCTGTAAACATGGTTAA
- a CDS encoding aromatic amino acid lyase, with protein sequence MSIILNGSDLTAGKLVRIARHNEKVELAPDALARIKTCRAMLEEKIKAREIMYGTNTGIGEFSEVVLNDDQVKEFQKYLIYNHAAGIGDPAPIEYVRGAMAARINVHAHGNSGCRPEITLTLVEMLNKGVTPVVCQKGSVGACGDLAPMSQIALLMMGEGEAYYKGEKLPGKVALEKAGIPIPGLQARDGLATINGSNLLTAMSAIHLYDINRWLKQAEIACAMSLEALFANLKPYDTRLHELRGFSGAIRSAKAILTCIKGSDLQTGKIKTKVQDAYSMRSSPQVIGTAHDAVAYAKKQVEIELNGVGDNPIFIPEHKLTLTGANFQGSPVSLPMDMVGVAVTMVSVLSERRLNRLLNPALSVGLPAFLTKGAGMFSGLMLSQYTADMQIVEQRILSTPASIQSIPAAADQEDFVSMGMNTAIKNGQILDNAYG encoded by the coding sequence ATGTCAATAATTTTAAATGGTTCAGACTTAACAGCAGGAAAATTAGTACGTATCGCCCGCCATAACGAAAAAGTTGAATTAGCACCTGATGCATTGGCGAGAATTAAAACTTGCAGAGCTATGCTCGAAGAAAAGATAAAAGCACGAGAAATTATGTACGGAACAAACACCGGCATCGGTGAATTTTCCGAAGTTGTTCTAAACGATGATCAGGTAAAAGAGTTTCAGAAATACTTGATTTACAATCATGCGGCAGGAATCGGTGATCCGGCACCGATTGAGTATGTTCGCGGCGCAATGGCTGCAAGAATAAATGTGCATGCTCATGGTAATTCGGGATGCCGACCGGAGATTACTCTTACATTGGTTGAGATGTTGAATAAAGGTGTAACACCAGTTGTTTGTCAAAAAGGTTCAGTTGGTGCATGTGGAGATCTTGCGCCTATGTCACAAATTGCTTTACTCATGATGGGTGAAGGAGAAGCATATTACAAAGGCGAAAAACTTCCGGGTAAGGTGGCACTAGAGAAAGCGGGCATTCCGATACCCGGGCTACAAGCACGCGACGGCTTGGCAACAATAAACGGCTCTAACTTACTAACAGCAATGAGTGCAATTCATCTTTATGATATCAATCGTTGGTTGAAGCAGGCAGAGATTGCTTGTGCAATGTCGCTTGAAGCATTATTTGCTAACTTGAAGCCGTATGATACTCGTTTGCATGAGCTACGTGGTTTCTCCGGTGCCATACGAAGCGCTAAAGCAATTTTGACTTGCATAAAGGGAAGTGATTTACAAACAGGAAAGATAAAGACAAAAGTTCAGGATGCGTACTCAATGCGTTCTTCGCCGCAGGTAATCGGTACGGCACACGATGCAGTTGCTTATGCGAAAAAGCAAGTGGAAATAGAATTAAACGGAGTTGGCGACAATCCGATTTTCATACCGGAACATAAACTGACATTAACTGGTGCAAACTTCCAGGGTTCACCAGTTTCATTACCTATGGATATGGTAGGTGTGGCAGTAACAATGGTGAGTGTACTTTCGGAACGAAGATTGAATCGCCTTTTAAATCCTGCATTGAGTGTTGGACTTCCTGCATTCTTGACTAAAGGTGCCGGAATGTTTTCAGGTTTAATGCTTAGCCAGTACACTGCCGATATGCAGATTGTTGAGCAGAGAATTCTTTCGACTCCGGCATCGATTCAATCCATTCCAGCCGCAGCAGATCAGGAAGACTTTGTTTCGATGGGAATGAACACTGCAATTAAGAATGGGCAAATTTTAGATAATGCCTACGG
- a CDS encoding phenylalanine ammonia-lyase has protein sequence YGVLGIEFMAAAQALDFREFTPGIGNRKAKEVIRKYVTHLDVDRPLYPDHTKMKEVVKSCEILKEVEKVAGSLE, from the coding sequence CCTACGGAGTTCTAGGTATCGAATTCATGGCGGCGGCGCAAGCACTCGATTTCCGTGAGTTCACACCCGGCATTGGAAACAGGAAAGCAAAAGAAGTTATCCGCAAATATGTAACTCATCTCGATGTTGATCGTCCGCTCTATCCCGATCATACAAAGATGAAAGAAGTTGTTAAGTCGTGTGAAATACTTAAGGAAGTTGAGAAAGTTGCGGGAAGTTTGGAATGA
- the gatE gene encoding Glu-tRNA(Gln) amidotransferase subunit GatE, which translates to MHKFIFKPFDEMTEKDYATVGFKSGLEIHQQLLTEKKLFCRCPAGRYSDKYDAEILRHMRPTLSELGEYDGTALMEFKTKKEIIYRIKRETVCTYEMDDTPPFQIDDHALDSALAIGMLYGCTMVDEVHIARKQYLDGSIPTGFQRTAIVGVDGKIPYKNREIKIIQLSIEEDACREVSDIGHRRVYITDRLGMPLIETVTGPDMRTPVEVAEVAQICRRLVRSTGRVRTGIGAGREDVNVSVTGGTRIEIKGVPRIVSIPLLTYNEAMRQWNLLRLREELKRRGITEKSFKSKTENVTKILSKTRYQPIQNAIEQGMKINCVLLQGYKGLLRWQTQTDTYFSREISDRVRVVACLTTLPNIIHSDSSGDTIAASEWQNIKKQIGGKDDDTLVLVWGDEQDANTGAQEIVIRAREATIGIPSETRQALRDGTNGFERILPGPDRMYPDTDLPPKRIEDERLDKLRLTLPNRIWENEKWYRKLKIPSDVIEPLAASKYTKLFKITVKDLKLNPTLVAVALIQYQKRLKTYFPKAKQIEIEAFEEIFEAFKSGIVTREGIFLAMKSFLENGKLRFQKKIKSTELTKIIKDSKIAIKKMKIQKDEKKTEILIGLIMNKVRGKVDGKLVAEKIGFSGKGKN; encoded by the coding sequence ATGCATAAATTTATATTTAAACCATTTGATGAGATGACTGAAAAAGATTACGCCACGGTCGGATTCAAATCGGGTTTGGAAATTCATCAACAACTCTTAACCGAGAAGAAACTATTTTGCCGCTGTCCTGCCGGTCGGTACAGCGATAAGTATGATGCTGAAATTCTTCGCCATATGCGTCCGACGTTATCGGAACTTGGCGAGTATGACGGCACAGCATTGATGGAATTCAAAACGAAAAAAGAAATTATTTACCGCATCAAACGCGAAACAGTTTGCACATACGAGATGGATGATACACCTCCATTTCAAATTGATGATCACGCGCTTGATAGTGCACTTGCCATCGGTATGCTCTACGGATGCACAATGGTGGACGAGGTTCACATCGCGAGGAAGCAATATTTGGATGGAAGTATCCCGACAGGATTTCAGCGGACAGCGATTGTGGGCGTAGATGGGAAAATCCCTTACAAAAATCGGGAAATAAAAATTATACAACTATCGATTGAAGAGGATGCTTGCCGTGAAGTCAGCGACATCGGACATCGCAGAGTTTATATAACAGATCGATTAGGTATGCCGTTGATAGAAACAGTCACCGGTCCTGATATGCGCACACCGGTTGAAGTTGCCGAAGTGGCACAGATATGCAGACGCTTGGTCAGAAGCACCGGAAGAGTCCGCACAGGTATTGGTGCCGGCAGGGAAGATGTTAACGTGAGTGTTACAGGAGGAACACGAATTGAAATAAAAGGCGTACCTCGAATCGTTAGTATACCGCTTTTAACTTACAACGAAGCGATGCGGCAATGGAATCTTTTACGACTGCGCGAAGAACTTAAACGCCGTGGCATCACGGAAAAATCTTTCAAATCGAAGACCGAGAATGTTACCAAAATTCTCAGCAAGACCCGATACCAGCCGATACAAAACGCAATTGAACAGGGAATGAAAATAAATTGTGTGCTTCTGCAGGGATACAAAGGATTATTGAGATGGCAAACTCAGACCGACACATATTTCTCGCGTGAGATATCTGATCGAGTTCGCGTTGTTGCATGCCTTACAACTTTGCCGAATATAATTCATTCGGATAGTTCCGGAGACACAATCGCCGCATCTGAATGGCAAAATATTAAAAAACAGATTGGCGGTAAAGACGATGATACTTTAGTATTAGTTTGGGGTGATGAGCAAGATGCAAATACAGGCGCGCAGGAAATAGTAATCCGCGCGAGAGAAGCGACAATCGGAATTCCATCCGAAACGCGTCAAGCTTTGAGAGACGGGACAAATGGATTTGAAAGAATACTCCCCGGTCCGGACAGAATGTACCCCGACACAGATTTACCTCCCAAACGGATTGAGGATGAAAGGTTGGATAAATTACGTCTCACTTTGCCGAATCGAATCTGGGAAAATGAAAAGTGGTATCGCAAATTGAAAATCCCTTCTGATGTCATTGAACCACTTGCAGCTTCTAAATACACAAAACTGTTTAAGATTACAGTCAAGGATTTGAAGTTGAATCCGACTTTAGTTGCTGTTGCATTAATTCAATATCAGAAACGTTTGAAAACATATTTCCCCAAAGCGAAACAAATAGAGATAGAAGCGTTTGAAGAAATATTTGAGGCATTTAAATCCGGCATAGTTACCAGAGAAGGAATCTTCTTAGCGATGAAGAGTTTCTTAGAGAATGGTAAATTGCGATTCCAAAAGAAAATCAAATCGACTGAACTGACGAAGATTATTAAAGATTCAAAAATAGCAATCAAAAAAATGAAAATTCAAAAAGATGAAAAGAAAACTGAAATATTAATCGGTTTGATAATGAATAAAGTAAGAGGCAAAGTTGACGGAAAACTTGTTGCGGAGAAAATCGGATTTTCGGGGAAGGGGAAAAACTAA
- the gatD gene encoding Glu-tRNA(Gln) amidotransferase subunit GatD, whose amino-acid sequence MATDEYKGYRGEALSTLKNFNALVWSDVEIKTSKGSYTGIILPRSETADPLHVVIKLRSGYNIGIAANKIQNIKIAGRKEAHYKIPEKAFPYDPKKPNLKLLGTGGTIASRLDYRTGAVIPAFSPGELYGSVPELADICNLETEKLYGVFSENMGPEQWKGTAEAIGREIEKGVQGIVIGHGTDTMHHTAAILSFMVQNSPVPIVMVGSQRSSDRPSSDAALNLQHSVKTAAESDIAEVMVCMFGPTSDTYGLLHRGTRVRKMHSSYRSTFRTIGDIPIAMVSTEKITPIRTDYKKRRNDKNAVINTAFEEKVSIVYYYPNMKPDIIDSLIDNDYKGIVFAGTGLGHVNKPLYPALKRAKEKGIAVYMTVQTLWGYVQMYVYDTGRDMMELGVIPGENMLPEVGYMKLGWALGQTNDLEKVREIMMTPIAGEITEREPSNGYLIFQGGIPEVEEFISKYRK is encoded by the coding sequence ATGGCAACGGATGAATATAAGGGTTATCGCGGTGAGGCATTATCAACGCTTAAAAATTTTAATGCGTTAGTATGGAGCGATGTAGAGATTAAAACAAGCAAAGGAAGTTATACCGGTATTATTCTTCCGCGTTCAGAGACTGCTGATCCTCTGCATGTTGTAATCAAATTGCGTTCGGGGTATAACATCGGGATTGCGGCAAATAAAATTCAGAATATAAAAATAGCGGGAAGGAAAGAGGCGCATTACAAAATTCCTGAGAAAGCATTTCCGTACGACCCTAAAAAACCTAATTTGAAATTACTTGGAACAGGTGGTACAATTGCAAGTCGTTTAGATTACCGAACAGGTGCGGTGATCCCGGCATTTTCTCCCGGTGAATTATATGGCTCCGTTCCGGAACTCGCCGATATTTGTAATCTCGAAACAGAAAAACTTTATGGAGTCTTCAGCGAAAATATGGGACCCGAACAATGGAAAGGTACCGCTGAAGCTATAGGAAGAGAAATTGAAAAAGGAGTTCAGGGAATTGTCATTGGGCATGGCACTGATACAATGCATCACACTGCCGCCATACTTTCATTCATGGTGCAGAATTCGCCTGTGCCGATTGTCATGGTTGGATCACAGAGGTCGAGCGATCGACCTTCTTCGGATGCAGCATTGAATCTTCAGCATAGCGTAAAGACAGCAGCCGAAAGTGATATCGCTGAAGTTATGGTTTGTATGTTCGGACCAACCTCTGATACATATGGATTGCTTCATCGAGGAACACGTGTAAGAAAAATGCACTCAAGTTATCGCTCAACTTTCAGAACAATAGGCGACATACCGATTGCGATGGTGAGCACCGAAAAGATTACACCGATACGGACGGATTATAAAAAACGAAGGAACGACAAGAATGCAGTGATCAATACTGCATTTGAAGAGAAAGTCAGCATCGTTTATTATTATCCAAATATGAAACCGGATATTATTGATTCGTTGATCGATAATGATTATAAAGGCATCGTTTTTGCCGGTACCGGGCTTGGACATGTCAACAAACCGCTTTATCCTGCTTTAAAACGTGCTAAAGAAAAAGGTATTGCTGTTTATATGACAGTGCAGACGTTGTGGGGATATGTTCAAATGTATGTTTATGACACTGGGCGAGATATGATGGAGTTAGGCGTGATACCGGGTGAAAATATGTTGCCGGAGGTTGGGTATATGAAATTGGGTTGGGCGCTTGGGCAGACAAATGATTTGGAAAAAGTTAGAGAAATTATGATGACACCCATTGCTGGTGAGATCACAGAGCGCGAACCAAGTAACGGCTATCTGATTTTCCAGGGCGGCATACCGGAAGTCGAGGAGTTCATTTCGAAGTACAGGAAGTAA
- a CDS encoding MFS transporter — protein MDTVAKSKKYEQVSSAGKRNVKALGLVSMFNDIASEMVYPIIPIFLTTFLGAPIPIVGVIEGIAEATASMLKVFSGWLSDRLRHRKSFVAVGYTLSALAKIVLSVAASWLYVLFARFIDRFGKGIRTSARDALIADSASPETRGAAFGLHRALDTAGAVVGPLLALVLLHFLDNKYSLIFFLASIPAFIGVGILLLVVKEPKHEIKKSEFKLKFPLRSFSKPYKIFLLVNILFALGNSSDAFLILRTQSLGYTTTGAVVLYVVFNAFYSLLSYPFGKLSDRFGARPILIGSFLLFAIVYAGFGIASNGLILWILFPMYGLYMAMSEGISKAYISNLVPSETRATAIGLFYTSTGIVTFFSSLIAGLLWNYVGVSTPFYFGAVCSILAMILFLNDASLNKSKA, from the coding sequence ATGGATACGGTTGCTAAATCCAAGAAATATGAACAAGTAAGTAGCGCCGGTAAACGAAATGTAAAAGCACTTGGATTAGTAAGCATGTTCAACGACATCGCTTCCGAAATGGTGTATCCAATTATTCCGATTTTTCTCACAACATTTCTTGGTGCACCCATTCCCATTGTTGGCGTTATTGAAGGGATCGCAGAAGCAACTGCCAGCATGCTGAAAGTATTCTCAGGTTGGCTCTCGGATAGATTGCGTCATCGGAAATCTTTTGTAGCAGTGGGCTATACGCTCTCAGCTTTGGCAAAAATTGTTCTTTCCGTCGCCGCGTCATGGTTATATGTTCTCTTCGCGCGATTCATAGATCGATTTGGCAAAGGTATTCGCACATCTGCACGCGATGCGCTCATTGCAGATTCAGCTTCACCTGAAACACGCGGCGCAGCATTCGGTCTTCATCGTGCACTCGATACTGCGGGGGCGGTTGTAGGTCCGCTATTAGCGTTGGTACTTCTTCACTTTTTAGATAATAAATATTCGCTCATATTTTTTCTTGCCTCTATTCCTGCGTTTATTGGTGTAGGGATTTTGCTTTTGGTTGTAAAAGAACCTAAGCATGAAATCAAGAAATCAGAATTCAAATTGAAATTCCCTCTGCGTTCATTCAGCAAACCGTATAAAATATTCCTTTTAGTGAACATTCTATTCGCACTCGGCAACAGCTCGGATGCTTTTTTAATTCTCAGAACTCAATCGCTCGGCTATACTACGACCGGCGCGGTAGTACTTTACGTTGTATTCAACGCATTTTATTCATTGCTATCGTACCCATTCGGAAAGCTATCAGATCGTTTTGGTGCACGACCAATTCTTATCGGTTCGTTTCTCTTATTCGCAATTGTTTATGCGGGTTTCGGAATCGCTAGTAATGGACTTATCCTCTGGATATTATTCCCAATGTACGGATTGTATATGGCGATGAGCGAAGGCATCAGCAAAGCATATATCTCGAATCTTGTCCCAAGTGAAACACGCGCAACTGCAATTGGACTTTTCTATACATCCACCGGTATAGTAACATTTTTCTCCAGCCTCATTGCAGGACTGCTTTGGAATTATGTTGGCGTCTCGACTCCATTTTATTTTGGAGCGGTTTGCTCAATACTTGCAATGATTCTGTTTCTAAACGATGCCTCTCTTAATAAATCCAAAGCTTAA
- a CDS encoding B12-binding domain-containing radical SAM protein encodes MKVLFVYPRYPDTFWSFKHALKFISKKASLPPLGLLTVAAMLPKDWEKRLVDLNVANLEDDDIRWADYVFISAMSIQSESVKTIIQQCKRLGTKIVAGGPLFTAQHDEFTDVDHFVLNESEITLPLFLEDLKNGITNHVYSTDKWADIDTTPTPLWELINFKHYATMNLQYSRGCPYDCDFCDITVLYGHKPRTKIKNQVIAELESLYTSGWRGPVFFVDDNFIGNKGKVKKEILPVIIEWMNERKHPFVFHTEASINIADDEELMSLMVQAGFDAVFIGIESPNEDSLVECGKVTNKNRDMIASVKKIQKFGLQVQGGFIVGFDSDPASIFERLSAFIQESGIATAMVGLLNAPKGTKLYKRLHSEGRLLKSFTGDNTDFSMNFIPKMNREALIDGYKNILKNIYSPKQYYARVKEFLKNYKQPSMRKFNFKLSRLIALYKSILLLGVIGKERYQYWKLFIWTVIRHPRLFPLAITLSIYGFHFRRVFERNIANL; translated from the coding sequence ATGAAAGTTCTTTTCGTCTACCCTCGATATCCGGATACGTTCTGGAGTTTCAAGCACGCGTTAAAATTCATATCTAAAAAAGCCAGTCTTCCACCTTTAGGACTTCTAACTGTTGCCGCAATGCTTCCGAAAGATTGGGAGAAACGTTTAGTTGATTTAAACGTCGCAAACCTCGAGGATGACGACATCCGGTGGGCAGATTATGTTTTTATAAGCGCCATGTCGATTCAAAGTGAATCTGTTAAGACAATTATCCAGCAATGTAAAAGACTTGGAACAAAGATTGTCGCAGGTGGTCCGCTTTTCACTGCACAACACGATGAGTTTACCGATGTAGATCATTTTGTGCTAAACGAATCGGAAATTACGCTGCCATTGTTTTTAGAAGATTTGAAAAACGGAATTACCAACCATGTCTATTCAACAGATAAGTGGGCAGATATCGATACAACGCCAACACCACTCTGGGAGTTAATTAATTTCAAGCACTACGCAACAATGAATTTGCAATATTCACGTGGCTGCCCATACGATTGCGATTTCTGTGATATAACTGTCCTTTATGGACACAAACCACGCACAAAAATAAAAAATCAGGTTATTGCGGAATTAGAAAGTCTTTACACATCGGGATGGCGGGGTCCTGTTTTTTTCGTCGATGATAATTTCATCGGCAATAAAGGAAAAGTTAAAAAAGAAATTCTTCCCGTCATAATTGAGTGGATGAATGAAAGGAAACATCCGTTTGTATTTCACACAGAAGCATCAATTAACATAGCTGACGATGAAGAACTTATGAGTTTAATGGTTCAAGCCGGGTTTGATGCCGTGTTTATTGGAATTGAATCGCCCAACGAAGATAGTTTAGTTGAGTGCGGAAAGGTGACAAATAAAAATCGTGACATGATAGCGTCTGTCAAGAAGATTCAAAAGTTTGGACTGCAAGTTCAAGGCGGATTTATCGTAGGTTTTGATAGCGATCCTGCATCAATCTTCGAACGGCTTTCTGCGTTTATACAGGAAAGCGGTATTGCTACGGCAATGGTGGGCTTGCTGAATGCACCCAAAGGAACAAAGCTTTACAAGCGGCTTCACAGTGAGGGGAGGTTACTGAAATCGTTTACAGGCGACAACACCGACTTTTCAATGAACTTTATACCTAAGATGAACCGTGAAGCGCTAATCGATGGATATAAAAATATTCTTAAGAATATCTATTCACCAAAACAATATTACGCAAGGGTTAAAGAGTTCCTCAAGAATTATAAACAACCAAGCATGCGTAAATTTAACTTTAAGCTAAGTCGATTGATTGCGTTATACAAGTCGATACTATTGCTTGGTGTTATTGGAAAAGAACGCTATCAATACTGGAAACTTTTTATATGGACAGTAATCCGGCATCCACGGCTTTTTCCACTCGCTATTACACTTTCGATATATGGTTTCCACTTCAGGAGAGTATTCGAGCGAAACATAGCGAACCTATAA